A single genomic interval of Eurosta solidaginis isolate ZX-2024a chromosome 3, ASM4086904v1, whole genome shotgun sequence harbors:
- the LOC137243357 gene encoding uncharacterized protein — protein MSQHNNFLATPTQFSYSSNNQLVPIHNLYDHQVSCSQNKLIETLEEMNAVKSLVEASNKKIEKLHEMVENCQKTIKELTEEVISVKLENRRHQNLSLCTDNKKLSNLPCTTREGLFLSNNDLEYDEDLLDQFKHYINKVCSDGQSQFLRAAIRKVFTDEVASVFSWKGTAEKPSAEKLFIISIIKSICHLKFQKDEKDMNGVLQKHFAHAKERVLKRKKTGKETCFKE, from the exons ATGTCTCAGCATAATAACTTCCTCGCCACTCCTACTCAGTTCTCATATTCTTCAAACAACCAATTAGTCCCAA TCCACAATCTTTATGACCACCAAGTCAGTTGTtctcaaaataaattaattgagACGCTGGAGGAAATGAATGCAGTAAAAAGCCTAGTTGAGGCCAGTAATAAAAAAATAGAGAAATTGCATGAAATGGTTGAAAACTGCCAAAAAACTATTAAAGAATTAACAGAAGAAGTAATTTCGGTAAAACTAGAGAATAGGAGACACCAAAACTTATCATTATGTACGGACAACAAAAAGCTGAGTAACCTGCCATGCACAACTAGAGAAGGTTTATTCCTTTCTAATAATGATTTAGAGTACGACGAAGATTTATTAGATCAGTTT AAGCACTATATAAATAAAGTTTGTAGCGATGGGCAGTCTCAGTTCCTTAGAGCTGCAATACGGAAAGTTTTCACTGACGAAGTTGCGAGTGTATTTAGTTGGAAGGGCACAGCTGAGAAACCAAGTGCAGAAAAACTTTTTATTATATCTATTATTAAAA GTATTTgccatttaaaatttcaaaaggatgaGAAGGACATGAACGGAGTCCTGCAAAAGCACTTTGCACATGCAAAAGAACGTGTACTAAAAAGGAAAAAGACGGGGAAAGAAACTTGttttaaagaataa